The following coding sequences are from one Lolium rigidum isolate FL_2022 chromosome 6, APGP_CSIRO_Lrig_0.1, whole genome shotgun sequence window:
- the LOC124668501 gene encoding putative F-box/FBD/LRR-repeat protein At4g03220, with protein MDLSVELLKLSVADGGGEDRLSALPDDVLIHILVLVKDAAAAARTSILASRWRRLWPLLPELRFGSIEHHLIGAALAAHEAPDLSLILAHTKDASPESISAWLPIAARSLSGAIQLKVVRLESETEAEAGDRCDIDLPCFKKATTIMLELGFLGLALPSSGVFAKLGDLKLVDIQLHGQSSGLGDLLSSQRCPSLRFLLVSDVRGLDNFNIQSDSLLHMKLSYLHHLQQLTVVAPALKRLKVSRCFADPLNPDLSVANISAPQLTSLGWKNIFEPSSTQLDKMMHLEKLGIELIILEAEEVFEHNQYCMTLLRRFQRIHTLDLLIFYPPAICTGPYLMEHMPRLPDITSLELCVVANGHSFGANAFDVLRRCPGVKKLDLDFLSESQLEEQTMCPSGCICDQPPNWRTEELALNCLEEIEIHDMRGTEHEFAFVQRIFYWTPVLKRMQIIFHESGTESKAKELSQLLLSYGDMKISISVA; from the exons ATGGATCTCAGCGTCGAGCTGCTGAAGCTTTCGGTtgccgatggcggcggcgaggaccgCCTTAGTGCTCTACCAGACGACGTGCTCATCCACATCCTTGTTCTGGTCAAGGACGCCGCCGCAGCCGCGCGGACCAGCATCCTCGCCAGCCGCTGGCGCCGCCTCTGGCCCCTCCTCCCGGAGCTCAGattcggctccatcgagcaccacCTCATAGGCGCCGCGCTCGCAGCACATGAGGCGCCGGACCTAAGCCTCATCTTGGCGCACACAAAGGATGCGTCTCCAGAGTCAATCTCAGCTTGGCTCCCCATCGCCGCGCGGAGCCTCTCTGGCGCCATACAACTCAAGGTAGTGCGGCTGGAGAGTGAGACCGAGGCCGAGGCCGGGGACAGATGCGACATTGATCTACCTTGCTTCAAGAAGGCTACCACCATAATGCTCGAGCTTGGGTTTCTTGGCCTCGCCCTACCGTCATCCGGAGTTTTCGCCAAGCTCGGTGATCTGAAGTTGGTTGACATCCAGCTACATGGTCAGTCAAGCGGGCTCGGTGATCTTCTCTCATCCCAGCGGTGCCCATCCTTACGGTTCCTCCTCGTCAGTGATGTCCGGGGTCTGGACAACTTCAACATCCAGTCGGACTCTCTGCTACACATGAAGCTATCGTATCTGCATCACTTACAGCAGCTCACTGTCGTGGCACCGGCTCTCAAAAGGTTAAAAGTGAGCAGGTGCTTTGCAGATCCTCTGAATCCAGATCTATCAGTTGCCAACATCTCAGCCCCTCAGCTGACATCACTCGGGTGGAAGAATATTTTTGAACCAAGTTCTACCCAGCTTGACAAGATGATGCATCTCGAAAAGCTTGGCATCGAACTTATTATTCTAGAGGCAGAGGAGGTTTTTGAACACAATCAGTATTGCATGACGCTTTTGCGGCGCTTTCAGCGCATCCACACTCTTGATCTCCTGATTTTCTATCCACCG GCCATATGTACTGGGCCATACTTGATGGAACACATGCCAAGGCTTCCTGATATTACATCTTTGGAGTTGTGTGTAGTAGCAAATGGGCATTCCTTTGGAGCCAACGCATTTGATGTTCTAAGGAGGTGTCCTGGTGTAAAAAAGCTGGATCTTGATTTTCTGTCCGAAAGCCAACTCGAG GAACAAACTATGTGCCCATCAGGTTGCATCTGTGATCAGCCACCAAACTGGAGAACGGAGGAGCTTGCGCTGAATTGCCTTGAAGAAATAGAAATCCATGATATGAGGGGCACTGAGCATGAATTTGCGTTCGTGCAACGGATATTCTATTGGACACCAGTACTAAAAAGGATGCAAATAATTTTCCATGAGTCAGGAACTGAAAGCAAGGCCAAAGAGCTCAGCCAGTTATTACTAAGCTACGGTGACATGAAAATTAGTATATCCGTTGCATGA